A window of Conger conger chromosome 13, fConCon1.1, whole genome shotgun sequence contains these coding sequences:
- the LOC133107275 gene encoding serine/threonine-protein kinase SIK3 homolog, with product MPAAVSEMIIDGPQILGLQTPDCFSTTGFFQSPNGCNPTDMLRNFYCTKKVGHYLIGKTLGEGSFAKVREGLHVITDEKVAIKVINKHKVRNDEYVMKNLYREAQIQQMIRHPNIAQLLDIMETDNNYYLVTELCVGGNLLNRVYERRHLEEHEVQKYIRQLSMAVEHLHRAGVVHRDLKIENLLLDENDNIKLIDFGLSNCAGLLGYTDPFSTQCGSPAYAAPELLNRQNYGPKVDVWSIGVNMYAMLTGTLPFTVEPFSLTLLHDRMVNKEMNPLPPYISPGAVMLLRNLLEPDPVKRPAIRQVANTPWLHDGQVPMNLSFLNRLHNKDINHVVVQHMTEKMGYKYSDVLSNINNNRACSSLATYFLLNKKMERLLKVNVEPAEKEVKPPQPLQESAYLAGGRSQARDSVLTPGLLRPVGWDCVRYHGGTVPSPSGAYLEINHFMPLMPLPDLRHHRRLEAQKLLARGPVQGGLGFSTSSRVMGVPTYSPVIGVSTSSRVMGVPTSSRVMGVPMSSRVTGVPTYSPVTGVPTISQVMGLPTSSRIMGVSTGSRVMGFSTSSRIMGVPTSSQFMGAPTHSRIMGVPTSSQFVGAPTYSRIMGVPTSSQFVGAPTRSRIMGVPTSSQFVGAPTRSRIMGVPTSSQFVGAPTSSRIMGVPTSSRVMGYSWNTGFQEMNSRQKPTPPWLRLTNGPLPHLTHLQRNAPTPRITPTPRPSAPTPALTNLGVQARLRLAKMDRQQDAKFPAMGIAQILRRPTPSPTFPDYRMQTLRYPGGNPRTIY from the exons ATGCCAGCAGCTGTCAGCGAGATGATAATCGACGGTCCCCAGATTTTAGGGCTGCAAACGCCGGATTGCTTCAGTACTACAGGTTTTTTCCAATCACCCAATGGCTGTAATCCGACGGATATGCTCCGCAACTTTTACTGCACCAAAAAAGTTGGCCATTATCTCATCGGAAAAACCCTTGGGGAAGGCTCATTCGCCAAAGTACGGGAGGGTCTTCATGTGATAACCGACGAAAAG gtggccaTCAAGGTGATAAACAAGCACAAGGTGAGAAATGATGAGTATGTGATGAAGAACTTGTATCGGGAGGCCCAGATCCAGCAGATGATCCGGCACCCCAACATCGCGCAGCTGCTGGACATCATGGAGACGGACAATAACTACTACCTGGTGACGGAGCTGTGCGTAGGGGGCAACCTGCTGAACCGCGTGTACGAGCGCCGGCACCTGGAGGAGCACGAGGTGCAGAAGTACATCCGGCAGCTCAGCATGGCCGTGGAGCACCTGCACAGGGCCGGGGTGGTGCACAG AGACCTGAAGATAGAAAACCTTCTGCTGGATGAAAATGACAACATAAAACTGATAG ATTTTGGGCTGAGTAACTGTGCAGGGCTCTTGGGCTATACGGACCCGTTCAGCACACAGTGTGGAAGTCCTGCCTACGCTGCCCCTGAACTCCTGAACCGGCAAAACTACGGACCTAAAGTAGATGTCTGGTCCAT AGGGGTGAACATGTACGCCATGTTGACGGGGACCCTGCCCTTCACTGTGGAGCCCTTCAGTCTGACTTTACTGCACGACAGGATGGTGAACAAAGAGATGAATCCCCTGCCCCCTTACATATCCCCTG GCGCTGTAATGCTCCTGAGGAACCTTCTGGAACCAGACCCGGTAAAGCGGCCAGCTATCCGGCAGGTGGCGAACACACCGTGGCTGCATGACGGCCAGGTCCCCATGAACCTATCGTTCCTGAACAG GCTCCACAACAAGGACATAAACCATGTGGTGGTCCAGCACATGACGGAGAAAATGGGCTACAAGTACAGCGACGTCCTgagcaacatcaacaacaaccgGGCCTGCAGCTCCCTGGCCACCTACTTCCTGCTCAACAAGAAGATGGAGCGCCTCCTCAAGGTCAACGTG GAACCCGCGGAGAAAGAGGTGAAGCCCCCGCAGCCCCTACAGGAGTCTGCCTACCTGGCCGGAGGGAGGAGCCAGGCCAGGGACTCTGTGCTGACCCCag GTCTGCTCCGCCCAGTTGGTTGGGACTGTGTTCGGTACCACGGAGGAACTGTGCCCTCCCCTTCAGGGGCATACCTGGAGATAAATCATTTTATGCCCCTCATGCCTCTGCCAGACCTCAGACACCACAGACGCCTTGAAGCCCAGAAGCTATTGGCCAGAGGACCAGTGCAGGGCGGGCTGGGCTTCTCCACAAGTTCCCGAGTCATGGGAGTACCCACATATTCTCCTGTTATAGGAGTCTCTACGAGTTCCCGAGTCATGGGAGTCCCTACGAGTTCCCGAGTCATGGGTGTCCCTATGAGTTCCAGAGTCACGGGTGTCCCCACATATTCTCCTGTTACAGGAGTCCCTACAATTTCCCAAGTCATGGGATTACCCACAAGTTCTCGAATCATGGGAGTCTCTACAGGTTCTCGAGTCATGGGCTTCTCCACAAGTTCCAGAATCATGGGAGTCCCCACAAGTTCTCAATTCATGGGTGCCCCCACACATTCCAGAATCATGGGAGTCCCCACAAGTTCTCAATTCGTGGGTGCCCCCACATATTCCAGAATCATGGGAGTCCCCACAAGTTCTCAATTCGTGGGTGCCCCCACACGTTCCAGAATCATGGGAGTCCCCACAAGTTCTCAATTTGTGGGTGCCCCCACACGTTCCAGAATCATGGGAGTCCCCACAAGTTCTCAATTTGTGGGTGCCCCCACAAGTTCCAGAATCATGGGAGTCCCCACAAGTTCTCGAGTCATGGGGTACTCTTGGAACACAGGTTTCCAAGAGATGAACAGCAGGCAGAAGCCAACGCCTCCCTGGCTCAGGTTGACCAATGGTCCCCTTCCCCACCTCACCCACCTCCAGAGGAATGCCCCTACCCCCAGAATCACCCCGACCCCTAGACCCAGCGCCCCAACCCCTGCCCTGACAAACCTCGGGGTCCAAGCCAGGCTGAGGTTGGCCAAGATGGACCGCCAACAGGACGCCAAATTCCCAGCCATGGGCATCGCTCAGATACTGAGGAGGCCGACGCCCTCCCCCACCTTCCCCGACTATCGCATGCAGACACTGCGCTACCCTGGGGGAAACCCCCGGACCATCTactga